The genomic region cattaattcttgtttatcggtacactattttgggttgcaaagttataaattaTAAGTTTGAATATTcatctaaccggttagacactgattaacccccccccctctcagtgcctttgggactgtcattgaatctaacagcaTACAAGTTGGACAAAAAGCCTGACTATGGGaaaatgcaagtaactccattaggggtatgaacgcctactggcaatggagcaatatttgagaaattatagtctataacctcatcgaagctctaaaagcttgctggcagcgaggctttatttgggatgcttttgaagttaggataatccacgtagctagtgaacacaagagcaggaattaactcatttgcacacacatgggcaaaagaagatcaaagtttaaagaaccaatggggaagttttctcgtcactaagtgtgttaagttgaatgttccaaaggaccttaaggatcgattgatcgcttatctatgaaatgttttgcacctccatttcaattggtgttttACAAAAGTCTAAACAAACACAgttaaccttgttcgaataggaaatgcatcttcatcatgcatattgcattaacataggtcatatagaaaattcattgtctccacatacattctgtagatcatcatatcatatagGTTTGTACATtaggggcataattgaaaaaatcatataaattcctgaaaaaatcctaaaaatcatataaagtcctaaaaaaatcctaaaaattctaaaaaagtcctaaagaaaaatccaaaaaatcatataaagtactgaaaaaaatccaaaaacagagaaaaaatcaatccaaaaacagtcaaatacgatcctaaaaaaatacccaaaacatcgaaaaaaactcttggaaaagaactaaaaattgaaaatcaatcaatcaaaaaacttgcaataaaatgtcttgcaagaaacaaataccctagcagatatccaataaacacttcacacaaagttaacaaaggatacgactatctagtcaaacatctgcaatcaactaatcaaactatcttatcaatcgtaacatatccatatcaagtgatcattatcttgtcttaaacacaagatgatacactcgaaatcagacagatcagtcttaaacagggtctgcaacattctgagatcagacattatcaactatcacatcaaacaactaagaacgaaggcacaaggtcagtatagctactaaATTTtatccgggtcagtctttatcttttatcatttggcaacagattatgttcctatgctactcagggatgtccacaagtgactagaggagccatgatgggcattatctttttctttatttgttgtttgtggtgtgaactggtgaagttctagggaaattgctctagtgggtgtttgtgataggagcatttagctATTGAATGCCatacataccttgacccctagtgtatttcccaaaaTGGAAGGATtaactccttgtctgctacgtgtttttttcttcaatgagatatcttaccatcttggttccttataccctgatgtgctaagcttcattgttcaataataaggctcagtaatgaatatatattgtgcaataaaataaatgacacaggtttgtgattcattcaatttcattctcatctcatatgtttcttcatagtctgttgatttcccatcttctgtctaaatcatattctttctaacaccattctttcatcaatctcttcttttattcatcttactaacatttcttcaaagtACATCTGAGTTAAAAATTTGTTTTGGCATTATCATATTACCaaaatataaggagatatagagagtggtagagatattgagatataaggagatatagagagaggtataaggagagagatatagatagagagataaacaaataaagagaagtagagatagaaaaatagagatggatagatggggagagagatagagagatatagatggtgagatagagtggtAGAGACTtcagatataaggagatatagataggggtagagggagagagagatatagagagacagAGACAAACAAATATTGAGTAGATATAAAAAAttagagatggagatagggagagagaaataGGGGAGATATGGAGGAAGAtagaaggagaaagagagagagacatatagaaaaagaaagggagagatagaaagctatatgggaagagaaagggagatagaGGTGAAGATAAAGAGACtaatatggggagagagaggggggggaggatagagagatagatatatagaggGAGAAACAAGGAGCAAGTGCACGCATATGAGTGAGTTAGAGATATGGAGAGAAAAAAAATGGAGATATATATAGctagaaagggagggggagggagagaaatatagaaaaGATAGATAAGAAGTAGAGATATAAAGAGAGCgagttatagagagagagagagagagagagagagagagagagagagagagaagataacTAGATGGATATATGTTGGGAAAGATAGAGGGGTAtgagaggaagagatagatgagggggagatagaaagatagagagataaagatataagaaATGATATAtaaggagaggtagagagggatatatacatatatatatatatatagagagagagagagaggctgcACTttagtgagagatagagagaggtagagatggagggggagaaataaaatgtgtgtgtgtgtgtgtgtgagtatgagagagagagagagagagagagagagagagagcaataaAAACATGATAGAGGAGAAGTAgaaagatatagaaagagagagagatagggagagactaggatagaaagagagagagacgtAGAGGTAGATATAGTGGAAAAGAGAGATGGGGAAGAGAGATGGGGAAGAGAGATGTATATAGCGAGAAGTAAGGAGATAGAGGAGAtaaataaaatgcaaatgaaacTGTTTACTTTTATTAGTTTTTTAAAATATTCttttgtagagagagagagagagagagagagagagagagagagagagagaggggtaatgagatagagatagaggagataaataaaatgcaaatgaaacTATTTACTTGTATTAGTTTTTTAAAATATTCTTTTGTAGATTAAACATTGCTTCATTTTTGTTGTTTCTATGATGATTTAGTAACTTCTTACATACTAAAAAGAGAAGTAGAAAAATATAGAAAGAGAGGTTGATAGGGAGACAGTGAGAGACATGGAGATATATATATAGcgagaggtaaggagatagagatagaggagataaataaaatgcaaatgaaacTATTTACTTCTATTAGTTTTTTAAAATCTTCTTTTGTAGATTAAACATCGCTTCATTTTtgttatttctatgatgagttagtaaCTTCTTACATACAAGATAAACCTCAAATAAAACAAACTTAGGTGAAAattaaatatctatatatatttgttatttaattatgtatctattttatatattaaatacataCTATATAATTATAGTAATTGGTATATTTTTAATCAACTAAATATATTATATGATTGAATTTTAATTATATGAAAATATTATATACtaattatatatatttgtttaaatattttttattaaaatacaatataatattattttagtatATGTCTTCTTCTAGATTATATCATGCAAGATTTTTTGATAAAATCTACATGGTCTAATCCACAAGAAGAAATATACTCACATTATTCTGAATTGTGAAAATTACAGAAAATCAATATAATATTGTTTTAAAAATAAgttaaaattttatgaaatataatatataataatataatttatactatacgaaatattaatattaaaatcataattaattataatataattaaactCTTTTAATTATCTATTAATTCTTCCATATTTTTATATGAATTAATTTAACTTAAtatcataattatatatatatatatataaaattaaattaaacaatataatatatagaatatagaatatattataaaaataaatatataataatataattataattacaaaatatttataattaaaaaaaaacattaaataaaacaaaaatattagaaACACGTCATtcgaaatatattaaaaaaatgccCTTACCTTGCAAGGACAAAAAAGTATGTATGTGGAAGATATAAATAGCTGTAAATACTTTAGCTATTTGCAGTTAAAGTAGTGTTAGCTCCCGGAAATATATGCATTGAACCATAATAGCAGACGGCAGAAAACGACGGTGACGGGAATGTAAAAAACAATGAACGGACAAGATCTTTTTAATCGTCTTGCACACTTTTTAGAGAGTGTGAATCGTGGATTTGCAAAATTTAGCTCGTCCATTTCATAGAAAGAAACCGTAATAAAATTGACACTAAGattgtaaaatatttaaaaaaaaaaaaaaacatgaaaaaagtgTGTTGATTGATTACATgacacaataataataataaatatccccaccattataaatatatattcaaatttcttgggaaacacaAAATGACGTTGGAAAAACCGGCACGCAACAGAATCCTGCACGGAGTGGGCACAGGGCTGCAAACAAATTATTGAGTACCTATTAATGATGATATGAACAAGTTGGTAGGGCTTCGATCATATCACGTCGCCATCTGCAACCTTTTTCATTCATTCAGTTTGACCGTCTAATGCCCTGCTGATTGTCTCTCTCATAGGCCGAGTAAACAATTGAACAACGAGACGGAAAATTTTTACCTTCTGTTCTCTGGCTATGGCTTCTCAATTTCTATTCGAGAGTACTACTCCCTCTTTGTACATCCAGGTATTAGAAAAAGTTGTATTAGTGTCAGGCATAGTGATGGGATTCATGGAACTCAAGGGCATTCATCTCAAGTATTCGAAATTCAATCAAGGGTCTTCCTCAGGGGTCCAGCTATCCAGCAGAACAGCGATGCTTATTTTCTATCTGCCATCCTTTCTGATCGCCGTGTTTTTTCTCTTTTGCAAGTTGCTCTGGGTAAATGCCAGTATTTTGCTTGAAAAACTGGGTTTACTGCAGATCTCGATTAGTCTGCAGCTACATCAGGATGCAGGGCTTAGGTTTATCATCTTAGCAACTGCAGTCGCTCTGCATTTTCTCAAGAGGGTATTTGAGGTATGCGTATACTGCAcgccattttattttattttattttttcactttttctgGTAAAGGATTTGTGGGTTTTGTTGATTTTACAGTTAGGATCTTCATATTAGGAATGGCTTCAGGGAAGGTATCTTTGTTCTGCTAGAATAAATGGTgtatttgttaaaaaaaatgaattgtATTCTGATGAAAGATAGATTGGTCACAAAAGAAAGCAAGTAATTGTTGTAGAACATTCCAGCAGTAGATAAGTGGTCTTGGGTTAGGCTCTTATGAAAAAGTTTAATATGGTATCAAAGGTAGATTAGCGAGAGCTTGGATAGGGTAGAGGAGTTTTAGGGAAGTatctttaaaaattaaattatatatggGCTAAAAAGAATCTACAGCAGTCTAACTAAATCTATATGAAGAAAGCAATTGGATCATTATGGACCGTAAAAACTTCATGAATTTAACTAAATTATATTCTAAACAAAGATGAATTCATCACAAAAGAAATTAACTGTTGTGGAGCATCCCAATAGCAGAGGAGTGGTCGTAGTTTAACCTTCTAATTAGTTTATGAAAATGTTTATATGGTATCAAAGATAGATTAGCAGAGCTTGGATAGATTAGGAACGAACCCCAAGCATTTGCAGAAATGGTCAGGGTTGAAATGAGCCACCCCTGAACCAAGATGGATTGGTCATGAAATAGGCTAGTAGTTCAACGCTATAGCATGCCAACAAGTGTGTGTTACTATTTTTGCTCCCTAGTCAATCCTTCAGAAATATTTAAAGGCCAGGCTAATAGCCCAAGCACTTGCAATGTGACTCAAGCGAAGGTGTTGAAAAATGAGCCACATGACCAATCCATAGATGGATTGGTCACCAAGTGCATCAGAGTTACATATGTAAAACATCCTAATAGGAAATAGGTGATTCTAAATTCAATTCCTAACTGGCCCCACTGAGATATTAGCCTCGTTATGATTAATCCATCTTTGGTTCAAGTGGCTCACACTCCTTAAGACAAACAAGTGGTCCGGACTCCTAACATAATTTGACTTTACTGACTTAACTCTAATACCATATTACATTTTTCCATAGACAAATTAGAAGTCAAACCTAAAATAATCCATATGCTACTAGATTGCTGTACTATTCAAATACTGACCCACTTGATAATTGGTCCATCTATAAGTTTGGGACTGTGAAATACAAATTTTGTATTTGTAACCAATACAAGTTTCGAATGGGGCTCATTTGGTACAGTTTGTGATATCTAGCGGACAATTATTTAGAAGCTAGAATTTCTTTGTTCAGAGGATTAATTCCTTGATTCCTTTAGAACTGTTTGCATGACTATGTGAATTATGTACCTTTAGGTGCTAGAAATTTAGCATTTGACAAGTATGTATTAGTCCCTCCAGAGACTAGGTTGGCAACTCTGAATTACCTCTGCATTAATATTAATTATGAGTTCTTATGTGACcgcataattattatttttatatcataCAAAAGATCTACTATGTTTGGGTGTAATGTCAACCTTCTAACTTAGTGTCTTGGATCAGTTTCTGTCTCCGCATCGCTATTTGTATTCTTTAGGTTCTAGAGCCACAGTATTAGTTGCAGCTGCTATGGATTAGTTTCTTTCTCCACATTGCTATTTGTATTTACTAGGTTCTAGGGCTACAGTATTTAGTTGTAGCTGCTTTGAATTAGCCCTTCTCCAAGGCAAATTGTTTTGATGGGTGAGCAGAGGTGTGAGAATTGAGTTTTCAATATTCACAGGGCTTGGGCCATTTCTATTGTAATTTGGAGCATTCCCTGTCATGAGATCTCTCCCCAGTGGGTGATGTATATCCTCCTATCAAATACTGTGAACAGAGTGGCAGTTTGGTGAGTTAAGCTCTGAACCTGATTGGCTCAAAATGATAGAAAATCTCCCAGCATTATCTACCCTGGCGTTGATATGAAAGACTGCTTTGTTAATTATTTAGAGCATTTGGTCTCTTATCTACTGTTTGAGTTTTACAGGAACTACAACCTTGAATTAGGAACACTGGTTCAATTGCCTTGGATTGGTTCCTCTGAGTTTGGTATCAATCAGAGATAGAATTTTATATATTGTGTTTCAGTAGCAGCCTAGAATCCATTGATTGTATTGCTCAGTTTCATTGTCTGATTTTGGTTACTGGCGaatattaatataatttctttcttgTTTCTGTCCAGGTGCTGTTTATTCATCAATACTCTGGAGGAATAACTATGAGCACCACCGTTATTGTATCCTTTCTCTACAGTTTTAGTTCTGCCAATCTTCTTTACGCAATGCAGATATCTGAGGGCTTAACATCGCCATCCGTGGATTTGATGCCGCTAGGATTGGTCTTGTTTGTGGTGGGCATAAGTGGGAACCTTTACCACCATTATTTGTTGAGTGGGCTTAGAAAGAAGGGGGAGAAGGGATACGTGCTTCCTAAAGGAGGGTTGTTTGAGTTTGTGGTATGTCCACATTACCTTTTCGAGATTATTGGCTTCTTAGGAATTGCCTTCATCTCCCAGACAGCTTTTGGATTCTGTCAATTTAGTTTCGTGTTTTTATATCTGCTGGCCCGGAGCTTATCGACCAGAGAGTGGTATGTGAAAAAATTTGAGGGCTTTCCTTCTCACCGAAAGGCTCTAGTACCTTTCATCATCTGATGAGTGACAGATATTCATTCTGAACGATTTCTATTGTTAAAGCAGCTAAATCCCTGAGAATAGAATGGAGAATTCCTTTTAAAGCTCGTAAGGTTTGCCACAATGGACACTTAACTGTGTTTAGGTCATATGGTAGGCCTGTAAAATAAAAGTGCTTACAAGttataacacataaatatttgattAAACATGGAAATCTTATTTTCAAAATTAGTAAAATACTAGAAGAGACTTATGCGCCATTATCTTTTGGTTGAAGTGGTTTCCCATTTTGTCTTAAAAGAGCAGCTAAATCTATAATTATCAGCAAGGGCCCTGCTTCGTGCCCTTCGATGTTGAGATCATAATCCTAGTGTCAGAATATTGTAGATTTACaacaactattttttatttttgtcaaaCAGTTTTGAATTAACTTTCTATTACCTAGTTCACTCAACCTTTGAACCCGTAATggagatatgaaaacaaagaaaatgaagTGCATCCCATAAGAGATTGGGGTCGATCCCTCTTTTAGTTGTGATGATGAACACATGTGATAACTATTGGCAAGAGTATAAATGCCCATCGAACACATTTAGAGTAACGATTGAATGCTCTTGATTAGAGTCTTATATTTGTTGTTAGGTTCCTCGCAACGAAGTGGGTATTTGTTTACTAGTGGGAAAAAATGTCAAACCCATATATAGTTCTTGGCAACCCTCACATACATGCTACCAATGAAAGTTTGCTAACATTAGAATATGGCTGTACTTTTGTTGGTAGAGCATGTTCTGTGACTTCCTATCATGTTTGAGTAGTAGTAAGTTTTTTTGTGAATAGTTCATAAGATCTATTAGACAGTGAGCTCAAGTTATGTTTCATAAGATTTTACAACCTCTACCAATGTTCTTATAGTGGTCACTCGAAATGAtacattaatttaatcattgataaTGCATTCATATATCTACAAAGTGATAAAGCTGGGATAAATTAAGAACTCACAAATCATTTGAATGTGATTTTAACACAATAATATCAATCTTTCGACAGGGTTCTAGTCCATGTATTACTATCTCAATACA from Cryptomeria japonica chromosome 3, Sugi_1.0, whole genome shotgun sequence harbors:
- the LOC131074489 gene encoding uncharacterized protein LOC131074489, translating into MASQFLFESTTPSLYIQVLEKVVLVSGIVMGFMELKGIHLKYSKFNQGSSSGVQLSSRTAMLIFYLPSFLIAVFFLFCKLLWVNASILLEKLGLLQISISLQLHQDAGLRFIILATAVALHFLKRVFEVLFIHQYSGGITMSTTVIVSFLYSFSSANLLYAMQISEGLTSPSVDLMPLGLVLFVVGISGNLYHHYLLSGLRKKGEKGYVLPKGGLFEFVVCPHYLFEIIGFLGIAFISQTAFGFCQFSFVFLYLLARSLSTREWYVKKFEGFPSHRKALVPFII